The nucleotide sequence TGGCAGCATTCGTGATACCGAGGATATTATCCACAGCATCATACTGGTACCTGTTCTCCATCACAGTCTGACCATCCGCTGTAAGGTTCATCACCTGCAGACGTTCACGCTGCTTATCGTAGGTATAGGTTGTCTCCGTGCCATTACCGAGCTTCGTATAGACTGTATGACCCTCCTTATCGTAACCTATCCTATCAACAATAACGCTCTGACGTCCCTGTTTATTGCTCGTCATGCTCTCCACCTGTCCTGCAGCATTGTAGTGATAAGTTACCACTTCACCGTCAGGATAAGTCATCGTCTGCACACGGTTCCAGCTGTCGTACGTAGCACCATAGACATAAGTCCTGATATCCGCCACGCTCGCCATGACCGTACGGACAGTCTTCGTCACCTCACCCTGACGACCATAGTAATAGGCTTCACCGCCCGAAGCATCCTCTACAAGGGCAAGACGACCGGCACGGTTATACTTATCGCCAGCCTTACCATAGGTATAAGTAACACGGTTGAAGAGATTTTCAGGATAAAGCACCTCATGAAGCCGTTCGAAGTCGTAGGTGTAAGAGATATAACCCTTGTCAGATATCGACTTCCTAAGTTCTGCTGTGAGCTTCGTCAGGAGGTTACCCGCCGCATCATAGGTCATATCCGTCTCACCTGCATCAGGATGATTCACCATCAGTTTCCGACCAAGCAAGTCGTAGGCATACTTCGTCTCCTTGCCGTTAGGATGCTGAACCGTCATCACCTGACCGACAGGGTCATAGCTGTACTTCACCGTGATATCCTCACCACGGGCATGCTGCACCGTTTCACGGTTACGCCCCTTGGCATCCGTATAGCTCTCCGCATGTCGTCCCAGTGCATCCGTGACCGTTGTCTGGAGCATTGGTTCACCGTCATGGCTGCCGATACTATAGGCTGTACGTGTCACACTGCCATCAGCAAGCGTAACACTCATGGTACGGTCGTGCGTATCATACTCCGTCTTTGCCTGCAGATCACCCGTAGCGTGGTTGTAAGTGCCAATATTACCATGGCTCTCCGTCATTGGGTAATAAGCCGCAATATTACGTCCAAAGGCATCGATAACAGCCCTTCCACTGACGATGGAGACCTTTTGATTGCTGCCACCAGACCACACCACGCCCGTCTGTTTCGTCTGGACGGCACGCATCAGTGAGTCTGCGAAAGTATAGGTATCAATGTTGCCTTCCTTAGAATAATGGATGGTATGTGCCTTGCGTTCTGCAGGGAAGTACTCAAAGCGGATGGTAAACGGCTGACCGCTTTCTATCTCATACGGAGCACGGATCGTCATCTGTCTGCCCAGTGCATCGTAGGTGTATTCCATCTTCTGCCCGTTAAGGTCGGTCGTTACAGACGGAGCATTCCAAAGACCATCATAAGCCGTACTGGAGCTATAACCGTAGGCATCCTTGACACTTGTCACAAGACTGTGATAGAGGTCATCATAGGTGTAGGCATAGAACATACGCTGATGGTTATAGTTCTCTGGCTTCATCATACGTGTGATGTTACCATAGCCATCGTAAGTCATGTTATAGACAGAAGGCTTGTCACCGTTATGGAGCATGATCTCCGTTATCTCACCGTTTCCGTCCACCTTCGTGCTGCGTTCACGGTAAGTCTTACTACCACTGCTGACAGTGATATGGCTCGGAACACTGACAATATACTTATCTGCTATCTTATGATAGTTGATGTTTGCCTCTAAGCTATAGCCCGTTGTCGTCTCCTTATATCCCTGTAGGTTACCATAGTCATCGTAAGTATTATTGACAGCAACCGCCAGGCTATCCCCACTATTTACATCAAAGTTACTCTGAACAAGTGTCTTTAGGGCAGGGAAGACAACAGCATCAGCCGTATTATGACCAACGGCGAGTGTCTTCAGGTCGTAGTCATATAGAGATCCCTGCAGTTTCTTTCCATCAGCAGTATAGAGATACTCACTCGTAACAAACCCATGCGTATAGTAATCCCTGTTCTTACCATAAGTCTGTACGGAGTAACGATAGAGTCTGTCACCGTTCTCGGTGTCTATCTGATTGGTACGTACCTGCTTGAAACCATAGAAGTCACGCTCACGACGGTCACGATAGCCACCGCTATATTCAAAGGTATTCCTACTTCGTAGTGCTCCGTTCTCCTTGTATCCACCCGTAGTCTCAACAGATGACATCACCCAGCGACGTCCCGGCAAATCGTAACTTGGAGTTGTCTGTTCATAGTTGATATTAATATGTCCACCAAAAGGAAGCGTCACAGAGCGCAGCATGTTCGTTCTGCCCGTAAGGTTACGATAGACAATAAGCTGCTTTACTCCATCAGCGACAATAATATCTGGATGTCCGTCACCGTCGATATCCGTCTAGCCCCTTGCTGTACGAGTGTTGCCAGACAATAAAGACAATCCTGTATTATTTTTAACGTACTAACTCCTGGTCACAATACATCGGAAGAACAATAGTAGTATCTGCACGTATCAAACATATATCAGTTTCTCCTTTCTTCTTGAGAATATAATCGCCTGGTTGATAGTTCTCTTCTATCTCCCAAAAATAAGGAATCTTGATACATTTATGTTCCCCACAATTATCTATTCCAAATATTAAAAAAAATCTGTTTTCATGTTTTCCCATACTTTGTCCTTTTAAGCTGTATTCAATAGGCCTCAAGTCTTGTACAATTTTATTGCAGGTTATACAGCTTGAGAAATTAAGAAAGAAAAGAAAAGATAAAATAATATGCCTCATATTAGAATTTAAAAATATACTTTGTTTTCAACATCTCTCTAGATACACCATTACTCCCTCCTATAGCTTTTATACTTATTCCTGTTCCTAGTCCATAGGATGAATAGGTATGATTATCAATAGGTGTTCCATAAACGGCATTCAATGGGCCAATCGTAGCGGCATTGTTATAACCAGTACCTTCATACAGATCAATATTATTCTTTAAATTTGTATGGTTTTTGTATCCAACAAGGTTGATATATGCATTAAAACTTAAAGCAGGTTTAGCCAAATCACCCCCCGCAGACATAAGGCTATAAAGACCTCCCTCAGAACCACTAATTGTGAAACCGAGACCATAAGAGTAATGTAAATTGGCAATTTGAAAACTAAATCCAGCTTCCAATCCTATTGCGTCAAAGTTAAAAGGGGCATAGATACCTGAAGAAGTTTTTGGCAATTCTTTATATCTACAAAGTTCCAGTCCCATATTACTTAGAATGTCTAAGAAATTAACATGTTTTTTATGGGACACAGACACTTCATCCATTGGGTGGGCTGAAAGAATATTCCCTTGATTATCACCGAATTTATATTGTCCTTGATTATCGAACATATTTACAGTATTTCCTAAATATCTTCCACCTTCTGGGATAAACTTTCTGTCTTTAGCAGAGTTGACTCTTTCATCCCAATAGACGCCCTTGTCCTTTGTTTCAACCCATCCCATTCCATTGGGGTCTAGTATCCTAACAGGATTTCCACCACCATATAGATAAGGGATAGTTTGAACATACTTTTCCGCCAACGGATCCACCCCATACCATAGAGTTGTCATAGGATTCAAGTACCTTGCACCATAATAATACAAGCCTGTCTCAGAATCCATCTCTTTGCCGTTGAACTTGTATGGCATGTCCTCGCTACTACTATATTCATCGACAAGTAGCTCGCCATACGGCAGGTAAGCATCATATTGGGTGATGTTACCCTTGTCATCGGTGATATAAGACGTTGAGCCGAGGTGGTCACTGTGATAGAAGAAGGTCTCCTCTTTTGTGGTGTCGTTTGGAATATATCCATAACCAGCCTGTGGGTCGTCAGGGTTGCTTGGGTCGTTCCAGCTTACAAGTGGACCGGGGTTGGTATTCGGTGTGGTGTTAGGGCGTGGAGTCTGTACCCAACCCTGTGGCACATCATGGTTGCCGAGTTCGGTGAGGACGGCATTATACCCTACACCAGTGTTCTCTGGATCACCATACGCACCCTTCTCTGTAGGTACACCAGGGGCAATGCCCTGCTGTTTATAGTATGTTTCTTTCTGCTTCTGTATCTGATTCATACGTTCTGCATAGTCCTGCTGACCAGCCGTTACGTATGAGCCGTTACGCCCATAGACATTATTGAACAGACCCGTGCCGATTCTTGAAGCTATACGCTGGCTGCCGATGAAGTAGTGCTTCGTGAAGCGGTTCTTGTTCACCGTCAGAATTGAGGCCGGATAGAGCGTGAAGTTGTCGGTCTCGTGGAACGTAATCCCCTGCGGAGCACCGTTGATATATACGCCCTCCATCGTTCCATGGCTCTTGATAATCCGTTCGCCACTGGCATTGTAGGTATAGCGGCTCGTCTTGCCGTTGTCCGAAAGCACCATCAGCCAGTTGTCCTCGTCCCAGTACATCTCGCGTGTCTCGCTCGTGCCATCGTTGGTTACCGTGAGCGGATTCCCGTTGGCATCGTAAGTGTTATGGTTATGCCCGATTTGCGAGGGCGCCGTAGGGTGGTCGCCGGCCTCGTACAGATAAGCAAACGCATACGACTGTGCCACCTTGCTCGAATCCACCTTTTGCTTTTTGGTGAGCGGCTCGCCCATGATGCCGTAGGTCATATCGAGCCAGTACGATGCCGTCTTGGCCTTGCCGTTTGCAGAGACCAATCGGTTGATGCCATCGTAAGTGTAGCTGTGGCTGTATGCAACGCCGAGCTTCGCCTTGTTCTTCTCAGTGATATTCTGCGAATTGGCACTGTTGGTGATACCGAGGATATTATCCACCAAGTTTAAGTTGTACTTGTACTTGTTCTGCATGACGGTATTACCCGACGAGATGAACATCACCTCTTGCAAACATTCGTGCTACGTGTTGTAAGTGTAATTGCTTTCCATCCCATTACCGAAATTAGTAGAAACGGTATGTTCATAACCTAACTTCTCGATAATAGTCCATTCTTACCCGAATTTATTGCTCATGAGACAGTCTTTCTTATTATCTTAAACTCGCATATGTTATTCTAATCTCATTTTTTTCTTTCCCTAAAGTTGTTATATATATAATTCTACCATAATTATCATATTTG is from Prevotella melaninogenica and encodes:
- a CDS encoding RHS repeat domain-containing protein, whose protein sequence is MYWDEDNWLMVLSDNGKTSRYTYNASGERIIKSHGTMEGVYINGAPQGITFHETDNFTLYPASILTVNKNRFTKHYFIGSQRIASRIGTGLFNNVYGRNGSYVTAGQQDYAERMNQIQKQKETYYKQQGIAPGVPTEKGAYGDPENTGVGYNAVLTELGNHDVPQGWVQTPRPNTTPNTNPGPLVSWNDPSNPDDPQAGYGYIPNDTTKEETFFYHSDHLGSTSYITDDKGNITQYDAYLPYGELLVDEYSSSEDMPYKFNGKEMDSETGLYYYGARYLNPMTTLWYGVDPLAEKYVQTIPYLYGGGNPVRILDPNGMGWVETKDKGVYWDERVNSAKDRKFIPEGGRYLGNTVNMFDNQGQYKFGDNQGNILSAHPMDEVSVSHKKHVNFLDILSNMGLELCRYKELPKTSSGIYAPFNFDAIGLEAGFSFQIANLHYSYGLGFTISGSEGGLYSLMSAGGDLAKPALSFNAYINLVGYKNHTNLKNNIDLYEGTGYNNAATIGPLNAVYGTPIDNHTYSSYGLGTGISIKAIGGSNGVSREMLKTKYIFKF